In candidate division WOR-3 bacterium, the DNA window TACGAAGGGGCATTCGTGGTCTTTGTCGTCTGCATCCTGCTGATTCTAAAGAAACGCGGCCTTCTCGCCGGGGCTATCGGGACGGCGGCTCTTCTGCCTGTGGTGGCGTACGGCGGCTGGTCCCTCTCACAGGGCTGGTACTTTCTGCCGAATGGCATGATCATGAAGACGCCGTCCCTGAACCTCACCGTCGGGGGAATCGTCAAGACCCTTCTGGGAACCAGGGCTTGGGGCAATGCATGGGACAATCCACATGTCCTCTGCCTGCTGATCACCGCCCTCCTCCTGCTCGTACTGCACCTCAGGAGGAGAATCGTCTGGAGCGCAACTGCGTGCGCGCTGGCGACTTTCGTAGGCACGACCTCTCTGCACCTGCAGTACGCGGAAACGGGGTGGTTCTACAGGTATGAGGCGTATCTCGTGTTCCTTGGAGTAGCCGTTATCGCTGCCGCCGTTGGCGATCTCCACCTTGAGAAACCCTCGTGGCGAGTCAGCAGGGAGGCGCTACCGCGCTACGGCGCGGCCGCACTGCTGTTTGTCCTCGTGGCCCGCCCCCTTGGTCTCAGGGCATTCAGATCTCTGCGGGATACGCCCTTGGCGACAAAGAACATATACGAACAGCAGTACCAGATGGGGCTATTCCTGAGGACGTACTATCAGGACAAATCGGTCGCCGTAAACGATATCGGTGCTGCTACCTTTCTGGCTGACGTAAGGCTCCTGGATTTCGTGGGTCTGGGTAGCATCGAGCCTGCCAGGTTGAAGCGTCAGAACCGCTATCACCTGGAACAGGCTGACAGCCTGGCAAGACAGGCGGGAGCAGCGGTGGCCATCGTCTACCCCAGATTGTATTCCATTCGGAAGTGGCACGAGGTCGGGCAATGGCGGATATCCGACAACGTCGCCTGCTATGACGACCTCGTGTCATTCTGTGCACTAGACTCCTCCGCAATCAGCGGGCTGATTGAGAACCTCAGGGCTTTCGCCGGGGAGCTGCCGTCCGATGTCAAGCAACTGGGTGAGTATACCGAGCGATAGCGCCTCGACCGGGCGTCCGCGGCCGGTTCCGGCGCATCGGGCCTAACTCTGCCGGGCCCGTACCTCAACCCGACTTGGCCGCGACTGCCTCCCAAACGCGCAGGAAGTTGCGGCCAAGTACCTTCGTGATGTCGCCCTCGGGAAACCCGCGTCTGCGCAGGCCCGCTCCAATCGCACCCATCTTCGTCACATCCTCGAGCCCGGGAAGTGCGCCGCTGAACCCGTCGAAGTCTGACCCCAGCGCGGCGTGGTCCGGGCCGACAAGCTGGCAGATGTGGTCGACGGTGTCAAGCACGTCTTCGATCGAGGCCCTCTCCTCCGGCTCGCGCAGGAAGTAAGGCAGGAACACGACCCCAATCACGCCGCCATTCGCTGAGATTGCCCGGATCTGCTCATCGGTCAGGTTGCGATCGAAGTCACGCCTTGCCCTGATTCCGGAGTGGGAGGCGATGACCGGGGAGAGGCTCGCGTCCAGGATGTCGAACACGGTCCTGTCCGCGCTGTGGGAGACGTCGATGATCATCCCGAGTTCGTTCATCCGGCGCACTGCCTGACGGCCGAGCGGAGACAGCCCGTTGTGCGGTTTGCTCTCATCGCTGCTCGAGTCGCCCAGCTCATTGGAGTTGCACCATGTAACCGTCAGCGCCCGCGCCCCGTGCTCGAAGAGCCGGTCAAGGTTCTGCAATCTCCCCTCAAGCGCATGGCCGCCCTCGACCGCCAGGACCGCCGCAATCCTCCCCGAAACGACAGCTTGCCTGAACTCATCCGGGTTCCTTGCGGGCGCGACCATGTCCGCGCTCCGTCCGCAGACCCGATCGAAAGCCTCCGCGCCCTTGATGGCGAAGCCGCAGTACTCATCGGGTTTCAATTGGGTCGGGCTGACCCAGACGGCAAAGACCTGGCCGTTAACGCCGCCTTCTTTCATCCGAGGCAAATCGAGGTGCCCCTTGTCCGACCGCTGCGTGATGTCCTTCCGGCCACAGATGTGCTCATACAGCGCATCGGTATGAAGATCGACGAGCAGCTGCTGGTCGGAACCGGAGGTGAATGCAGCCTGCATGGGCAGTTGTTGTGGAGTATATGTTCGGCCGGGCCGTTGGTCAACCCGGTTCGGCTTGACAGGAGACACCCGGTCCGCTAGAACATCTGCAGATGTTTTTGATTCCCAAACGACAGAGGAGCCTAAGTGAGCATACACCGATACCTGTACATAACGGCCGCGGTCGCTCTGCTGGCAGTCGCCTGCGGCTCGAGGACTCCGGCAACGAAGCCGGCAGCTAACGGGATGGTCGCGTCATTTCTCAAGGACAACAAGCTGGAAGGGCAGATTGTCCTGGTGGAGTTCGGCACCATCGGCTGCGAACTGAGCAACAGCGGGTTGGACATGATGATCGACCTGGCCGGCCGCAAGGCCGTCCCGAACCTGGCCTTCGCCCGGCTGGAGCCGGTCGTCGACGACAAGGTTTTCGAAGACTACTACGGCGCTAGGCCGGCGCCCTTCCCGGTCGTCCGTGACAAGAAGATGAAGATCGCCGAGGCGCTCGGCACGACGATCTACCCGCAGTTCGCCCTCCTCGACAAGTACGGACGGGTACGATACCGCGGCTCGCAGCCGGCAGAGAAGGACCTCGGCGATTGGGTCAGGGCCCTGGCTGCGGAGACGGCTGACCGCGGACCGGAGGCGTCGCTGTTCGGTTCCTCGCAGCTGGATGCTGCGCCGCTGCTGGCCACGACCAGACTGCCCGACCTGTTCGGCGACGTCAAGCCGCTGGCCGCTCTCAAGGGTCGTGGCGGCATCCTGCTCGCGTTTGTCGACACCAAGTGTCCGTTCTCGAGCGTAGCCATCCGCGAGTTCCCCAAGGTCGCCGCCGTACTCAAGGAGAAGGACGTCACCAGCCTCCTCGTCAACATCGGCGAGTCTGAAGCAACGGTGAAGAAGGCCTACGTCCCGGACGCCCCGGTCGTATACGACACGAGCAAGACCACCCAGAAGTGCTGGAACGTGCAGTCGGTGCCGACTATCGTCCTCCTGGACTCGGCTGGCGCGGTCACGTACCAGGGCGGAGCCGCCTGGACCGCCGTCGCGTCCGCCACCGAGAAGATGCTCAGGCTAAACGCGGGATCGGTGGTGCTGGACGAAGCCCAGAGCACCATCCAGGGCTGAGGGAAGAATTAGCCGCTGCCCGTCGGGCAGCATAGCAGGACGGCCGGCCATTGCGGCCGGCCGTCGGTTTATGACCCTGACTACAGCCGGGTCCGCCGCAGGCGGAGGGAGTTGGTGACGACGTTGATTGAGGACAGGGCCATTGCCACTTCGGCCATGATGGGATGGAGCAGACCAAGCATCGCGATTGGAATGGCCACGACGTTGTAGAAGAACGCCCAGAACAGGTTCTGCCTTATCTTCACGAATGTCGCCCGCGAGAGCCTGATGGCCGCAACCACTCCCGTGAGACTGCCGCGCACAAGTGTCACGTCCGACGACTCAATCGCCACGTCCGTTCCGGTGCCGATGGCGATGCCGACATTGGCGGCCTTCAGCGCCGGCGCGTCATTGATACCGTCGCCTACCATCGCCACGCTGCCGAATTCCTGCTGCAACTCCTTCACTACCCGTCGCTTCTCGGCCGGTAGCACTTCAGCCACGATGCGACCGAT includes these proteins:
- a CDS encoding membrane dipeptidase codes for the protein MQAAFTSGSDQQLLVDLHTDALYEHICGRKDITQRSDKGHLDLPRMKEGGVNGQVFAVWVSPTQLKPDEYCGFAIKGAEAFDRVCGRSADMVAPARNPDEFRQAVVSGRIAAVLAVEGGHALEGRLQNLDRLFEHGARALTVTWCNSNELGDSSSDESKPHNGLSPLGRQAVRRMNELGMIIDVSHSADRTVFDILDASLSPVIASHSGIRARRDFDRNLTDEQIRAISANGGVIGVVFLPYFLREPEERASIEDVLDTVDHICQLVGPDHAALGSDFDGFSGALPGLEDVTKMGAIGAGLRRRGFPEGDITKVLGRNFLRVWEAVAAKSG
- a CDS encoding redoxin domain-containing protein: MSIHRYLYITAAVALLAVACGSRTPATKPAANGMVASFLKDNKLEGQIVLVEFGTIGCELSNSGLDMMIDLAGRKAVPNLAFARLEPVVDDKVFEDYYGARPAPFPVVRDKKMKIAEALGTTIYPQFALLDKYGRVRYRGSQPAEKDLGDWVRALAAETADRGPEASLFGSSQLDAAPLLATTRLPDLFGDVKPLAALKGRGGILLAFVDTKCPFSSVAIREFPKVAAVLKEKDVTSLLVNIGESEATVKKAYVPDAPVVYDTSKTTQKCWNVQSVPTIVLLDSAGAVTYQGGAAWTAVASATEKMLRLNAGSVVLDEAQSTIQG